CTTCTACAGTTCAAGCAAACCAATCTTTCATCTTGCTTCAAAGGAACTCTTTGAATGATCCTCCTTGTGCACTTCCTTTGCCGCTAACCTTAGGAAGACCTTGACTCTAGTGTAACCGCATATCACAACAAATGAATGATCTCGCGCAACCAGTATATTCCCCATAGATGACTGTTGGAACTAGTAAATTACATGTCTACCTCGGAAAGCTGTAAGGGTTccaagaaaacaaaaaagatcGGGCCCGAACCGCGATTCGAACGCGGGGCCTCCTGCATTTCAAATCCCGAAGCAGGAAtcataccactagaccaTCCGGGCTGATTTGAAAATTTATAAGCTTGGTATGCTTTATacgcagaggaagaaagtaGTAAGCCAGTACCACAGAAGTTCTGGAAGCGACAGACATTAACGGGTAAGACAATAAATGTAGGTTTTCTGGCCTGGACGAATCCcgaattaattattatcctAGCTATGAACAAAAATTGCAAGGGATACATTTCTTGTCTGTCAGGCGAAAAATCTGTTATACTTGACGATATGCATAATACGATGTCGGAATATATTCTCAACTATAGCAGCTATATCCTTTCCCTTGTCGAGCATAGTAGTGTGATGGGAAGTACCAGTCAAAGTGACGCTCCCAATGATCCTTACATCCTGCAGAATACGATTTGAATTTTCTCTACATGATGCTGAAATGACCTGGAAGAGTGTCCTTCATGACCTTGGGGTTCTAAGTCGGGGGCCAATTCACGTCTAGTGGCAATATGAGACATTCACAAACACTGAAATCGGTAATTAACTACGCCCCAATAACTATTATCAACCAATCCTTTTCGCTCGCAAACCTGAGTTCCCTCGAGCCCTAATTAACCCTCAACAAGTGCATGAATACCGTTAATTTCAGTGTTAATTCCAGTAATATTCACGGCTTCCCCTGTGCGTAGCTGTCGGTTATACCTGTAACCCAGTGCTGCGATCGGCACAAACCGTTTACAACTACCCAGTATGCTTGGCAAATACATTCTAGAAGATGAGCCAGCTGTGCAAAAATCAGAGAATGCTTGGACATATAACCCCAGACAGGGTCTGGGATCGCGACTCAAGAAAAACTTCCTGAAGTTGTTCTTAGCCAAGATCGTCTCCTGCAAAGTTCAAAGATTTGACTACGACGACTTCATTCCTACCTTCAACATGgaatcctcttcttctgcagcaatgACCCCGGAGTCTAATATCCCCTCCTCTGTTTCAAGCATTGATACACTGTCGTCAGAAATATCGAAATTATCATtggaggaaaagaatggTCAGAGTACTTCGAAAGCCCTGAACCAGGAAGACTTACTGAAAAGACTTCAGGCAAAATGCCACTCACCGGCTCGTCTCAGAACCGAGGGCTTGGTCACAACTCCACGTCCAAAATCAGATAGTCCCCAATGGAAGGGGATAATCCGCCTGGACCTGTTCAAGCGCACACTGGGTGGCCATAATCGTCGCCACCAGGGCAAACCTGGCAATCGCACAGCCAGAGACGCAGTGGTCATCGACTGTGAAATGGTGCAAGCAGAGAAAGGACGACAAGTCATTGCCTATCTCGCTGCCGTGGACTTTTTAACTGGTGAAGTCCTCGTCGATAGTTACGTTAATCCCCAGAGGAAGATATTCAACTGGTGTACTCGCTACAGTGGGATCACGTTCAGAGCTATGAAGAAGGCCATAGCTAACGGCGACGCCCTgcgtgggtggatgggggcgAGACGCGCCCTGTGGGACTATATTGATAGTGATACCGTGCTGATTGGGCACGATATAAAGAATGATTTAAACTGCCTTGGGATGATCCACCCCAAAATAGTCGACTCGACTATCCTAACGGCAGAAGCTGTGTTCAGGCCCAGATGGGAAACCCAGCGATTTAGGAGGACTTGGTCGTTGAAGACGCTGTCGAGGGTGTTCCTCGACAGGTCTATCCAAGATGGTTCTAAAGGGCACAGTGCGCTGCAGGATGCTGTTGCCACGAAAGATATCGTTATTTTCTGCCTTGAACAGCCTGAATACTTGAAGAAATGGGCGGAGTTTGCAAAaggaggatgggaggatATTCCCGATGACTTTGAGACACTGAAGTCTATTGTCGAAGATGGTATCCAAGTCTCGGATTACCTTTGAGGTAGAGCTCCTTATTATGTGCTCTACTTATGGGGTATGAGATTGTTGTGACGGTTGATGATGCATGGTATAGGTTACAAACATGGGTTTAGTCTTTTGCTCATTTCATGAGCGGTGCATGCTACAAGGGTTATAGAAGATGGTTTGGGCTATCATTTTGCAGGATGTGTTTGGGGCTTTATGATTGTGCTTGACAAATGTGTCTTCCTCTTGACAAATACCGATTGATCTAATAAACCAACAAAGAAGAATCCATAATTACCGCTACTACTTTTTATGTGAATGGTCTAGTCCAGTCATCACGATTCAGTATGTTCCTGTAACCTCTTGTTGCCGTTTGTATAACTCATAATGAATCGTAATGTGAAATGTCTCGATAATAGCAAGCAGCCCATTTCTGTATATTCTTTGTAACTATGATAACCCCCAGGACGAGGACTGCCATCATCCAACTGAAGGCGATCACATGGTATATGACCCACTAAACCCGAGAAAAGttgaaagaaaagagcgGGGAGCAGTAGATTATATCAACAGATCCCGACAATAATCAAAAAACAGAGAATAAGTGCGATATCCTGCATGTTTGCTGATCATAATACTCTCTCCACTGATATATTCTATCAG
The window above is part of the Aspergillus luchuensis IFO 4308 DNA, chromosome 8, nearly complete sequence genome. Proteins encoded here:
- a CDS encoding uncharacterized protein (COG:L;~EggNog:ENOG410PQ68;~InterPro:IPR036397,IPR013520,IPR012337;~PFAM:PF00929;~go_function: GO:0003676 - nucleic acid binding [Evidence IEA]), which translates into the protein MLGKYILEDEPAVQKSENAWTYNPRQGLGSRLKKNFLKLFLAKIVSCKVQRFDYDDFIPTFNMESSSSAAMTPESNIPSSVSSIDTLSSEISKLSLEEKNGQSTSKALNQEDLLKRLQAKCHSPARLRTEGLVTTPRPKSDSPQWKGIIRLDLFKRTLGGHNRRHQGKPGNRTARDAVVIDCEMVQAEKGRQVIAYLAAVDFLTGEVLVDSYVNPQRKIFNWCTRYSGITFRAMKKAIANGDALRGWMGARRALWDYIDSDTVLIGHDIKNDLNCLGMIHPKIVDSTILTAEAVFRPRWETQRFRRTWSLKTLSRVFLDRSIQDGSKGHSALQDAVATKDIVIFCLEQPEYLKKWAEFAKGGWEDIPDDFETLKSIVEDGIQVSDYL